A genomic window from Salvelinus sp. IW2-2015 linkage group LG13, ASM291031v2, whole genome shotgun sequence includes:
- the LOC111971195 gene encoding zinc finger protein 501-like produces MSKLQQLNVFLNEKLTAVPLEISVVVKKTIAEYQEEISRLERANARLRRLLDLVFKPEIKLHRLADLQRLTVSEEKVNSGQQEWSSYLGPVESDTEESTWNSFNIITVESQKDSDGNRESDGDGNRESESTSDYQPPSEVNPESDNDESNGGKADGVEKRIPLSXSKRRRGRPRKETSELTDLKCDVCVKYFATASGLKRHQQLRHSEDRPYMCDTCGQCFALNRYLTRHMKIHTVERPHRCMVCGKRFFHKESLKNHMVNLHTGLIFKCDLCGKCLSTKGRLKLHRQNHTGEKSHPCKECDKAFYCESDLIKHTRTHTGEKPFRCKECGKCFGEKGSLTKHMMTHTQEKPHCCNECGRRFNLKGNLTVHMRTHTGEGVQCHLCGTYLKLAASLKRHLRTHRINIPND; encoded by the exons ATGTCTAAACTTCAGCAGCTCAATGTGTTCCTCAACGAAAAATTAACAGCAGTTCCTTTGGAGATATCTGTTGTAGTTAAAAAAACGATCGCAGAGTACCAGGAAGAAATCTCCCGTTTGGAACGGGCGAATGCACGTCTACGAAGACTGCTGGATTTGGTTTTCAAACCAGAGATAAAGTTGCATAGATTAGCAG ACCTCCAGCGGCTCACTGTCTCTGAAGAGAAGGTTAACTCGGGGCAGCAGGAGTGGAGCTCCTATCTGGGGCCAGTGGAGTCTGATACCGAAGAGTCTACATGGAACTCTTTCAACATCATAACGGTAGAGAGCCAAAAAGACTCTGATGGCAACAGAGAATCTGATGGCGACGGCAACAGAGAATCAGAATCAACCAGTGACTATCAGCCCCCCTCTGAAGTAAATCCAGAAAGTGACAATGATGAAAGTAATGGCGGAAAAGCGGATGGAGTGGAGAAGAGAATACCTCTGTCGGYGTCAAAGAGACGAAGAGGACGGCCAAGAAAAGAAACCAGTGAGTTGACGGATCTGAAGTGTGATGTGTGCGTAAAATACTTTGCGACAGCAAGTGGTCTGAAAAGGCACCAACAGTTACGGCACAGTGAAGACAGACCATACATGTGCGATACATGTGGCCAGTGTTTCGCCTTAAACCGATACCTGACCCGACACATGAAGATTCACACAGTGGAGAGACCACATCGCTGCATGGTATGTGGCAAACGTTTCTTTCACAAGGAAAGCCTGAAAAATCATATGGTTAATCTTCATACAGGGCTGATTTTTAAATGTGATTTGTGTGGGAAATGCTTGTCGACAAAAGGTCGTCTGAAACTGCATAGGCAAAATCACACTGGGGAAAAATCGCATCCGTGCAAGGAATGTGACAAGGCTTTCTACTGCGAGTCAGACTTGATAAAGCATACCAGGACTCACACTGGGGAGAAACCGTTTCggtgcaaagaatgtggcaagtGCTTCGGCGAGAAGGGAAGCCTGACAAAGCATATGATGACTCACACACAGGAGAAACCACATTGCTGCAACGAATGTGGCAGACGCTTCAATCTGAAGGGAAACCTGACAGTGCATATGAGGACTCATACAGGGGAGGGAGTTCAATGTCATCTGTGTGGAACTTACTTGAAGTTAGCAGCAAGTCTGAAGAGACATCTGCGAACTCACAGAATAAATATTCCCAATGACTGA